The window ACGGTGTCCATCACCTGATCATGCAGCTTTTCGTGGCACAGGGTCGACAGCTTGCTGTAGAAGGTCAGCGCCAGCTTGCGCGCTTCCGGGTTGGAGAAATAGTAGCGGCCAACGCGGGTATACAGCCCTTTCAGGCCATTGAAGATCAGGCCGTAGATCGGGTTGCCGGAGGCAAACGCCAGACCGCGGAAGATTTCATAGTCCAGCAGGTTGAAGGCGTCCGCCTGGTCTTCTACCTCGCTCGCCTTCGCCAGCACTTCCTGCGCCTGCTCCGGGTGATTGCGCACTGCGGCGCGAATAAAGATCGCGGCGATGTTGGTGCGCACCGACAGCAAGTTGTCGATCAGCTGCGGCACGCTTTTATGATCGAGACGCGCCACGGTCTCAAGAATATTGAGGCCCGAGGTTTCCCAGAAATTATTTACTTTGGTCGGTTTGCCATGCTGAATGGTCAGCCAGCCATCGCGAGCCAGGCGTTGTAAAACCTCACGTAACGTGGTGCGCGTGACACCAATCAACTCTGAAAGCTCACGCTCCGCGGGCAAAATAGAGCCAGGGGGGAAGCGATTATTCCAAATACTCTCGATAATGTATTCTTCCGCGAAACCGGCAGGACTCTGCGCCTTTATGACCATGTGTTTGACGTTCCGTTGCGACGATAATCAGTAATAGTAGTCGGCTGATCATACCAGATCGCCATGGCATGACATAGCGTGAGCGAAAAACAAAAAACGAAAGTGTGCATAACGTGGCAAAAAATAGGCAAAAACGCCGTACGCGAGAAATTTATCGTCGTGAAACAAGCTTAGGTTGCACCTGCCCATGCGGCGTTGCTAG is drawn from Serratia entomophila and contains these coding sequences:
- the fadR gene encoding fatty acid metabolism transcriptional regulator FadR — encoded protein: MVIKAQSPAGFAEEYIIESIWNNRFPPGSILPAERELSELIGVTRTTLREVLQRLARDGWLTIQHGKPTKVNNFWETSGLNILETVARLDHKSVPQLIDNLLSVRTNIAAIFIRAAVRNHPEQAQEVLAKASEVEDQADAFNLLDYEIFRGLAFASGNPIYGLIFNGLKGLYTRVGRYYFSNPEARKLALTFYSKLSTLCHEKLHDQVMDTVRNYGKESGAIWQSMQGTMPSDLTEARR